A window from Garra rufa chromosome 14, GarRuf1.0, whole genome shotgun sequence encodes these proteins:
- the LOC141285006 gene encoding NLR family CARD domain-containing protein 3 encodes MAVGPCSTEIQQRRVELVENYSEHLTCLLDVLFNVGAVTEEDLSFIRGSSVRGERECMRVLLDVLNGRGEESCRAFLYVLPSVLDETPKLGRTSRQESLKKHKNILARQHGLVDYLNIKRHALEQDEGRCWTDITFSRQAGYASSSQCRHESAGVGDAFRTRADEICIFKDVFENLLCNTASGVNMLSGVAGSGKTTVVKRLVREWATETNSSKIVLSLSFRELNLITQEQSLQDLLSDHYSHLKPFLHELLNSNPTQFLLILDGLDEFCYPLNFEHTPKCSDPERLQPIQAIVVNLIKGNLLPGVSIFLTSRPHAVSKVPPVLVSQFYSLLGFSVAQQKQYFEQNCSSPEAADAVWASVSSHKPLLLMCHIPAFCWIVSTALHDGNSCLYPESISATPGEKEALEEANSSVGPSEENSKPVTISEIYCCFVKSILLFHVQGRSEGSHHTRLQHAPRVLGEMQPVLKSLGAMAFKGLLERRFIFESSDLNSFNLDSTKLSQVFLSEILREDRASLTFEKGFHFIHTSVQEFLAALYYILQSLSGSDPFSGLKTSTGYFRSACKQMASTVNKFSRPHRLFRRRIKKALRCGERHQSGHMDLFCRFVCGLLVPRTRLILNGFFPDGPKMHLLRCQPSPDPTPPFLVHLLHSQLQSSTLSPERKVNVCHCLYEAQDPGLSQRLQSWMKVLSQQSSDQSGSVNRDWSELAFLLQLSPDLQVLNLDAQGLDAEGLSRLLPVLPLFSTLSLGQNPLGPEGASVLSLILRNPDCRIQRLWVVATGLGCEGLKILVEALKENRTVTDLRMAMNKIGDVGAGYLAELLRENRTLTDIRLRDNLVTDKGAEVLMAALKENTTLEYLWLFDNKFTKDGVKKLKEFAKARPNLDIKVCV; translated from the exons ATGGCTGTTGGACCCTGTAGCACAGAGATTCAACAGCGTCGTGTGGAGCTGGTGGAGAACTACAGCGAGCACCTGACATGCCTTCTGGACGTGCTGTTTAATGTGGGAGCAGTCACCGAGGAGGATCTCAGTTTTATTAGAGGTTCGTCTGTTCGAGGTGAGCGAGAATGTATGAGAGTTCTGCTGGATGTGCTAAACGGGAGAGGAGAAGAATCATGCAGGGCTTTCCTCTACGTACTACCAAGTGTTCTAGATGAGACTCCAAAACTAGGAAGGACAAGCAGGCAAGAAAGCCTTAAAAAGCACAAGAACATCTTGGCTAGACAGCATGGCCTGGTGGACTATCTCAACATCAAAAGACATGCTTTGGAACAGGATGAGGGCAGGTGCTGGACTGACATCACCTTCTCAAGACAAGCCGGTTATGCATCGTCTTCTCAATGCCGACACGAGTCGGCAGGAGTCGGAGACGCTTTTAGGACACGCGCAGATGAGATCTGCATTTTCAAGGACGTGTTTGAGAACCTCCTGTGTAATACAGCAAGCGGTGTGAATATGCTGTCAGGAGTTGCTGGAAGTGGGAAAACCACGGTTGTGAAGCGCTTGGTGCGAGAGTGGGCTACAGAAACCAACTCATCCAAGATTGTCCTATCTCTGTCCTTCCGTGAGCTGAACCTCATAACCCAAGAGCAGAGCTTGCAGGACCTACTCTCCGATCACTACAGCCACCTGAAACCTTTCCTCCATGAGTTGCTAAACTCAAACCCAACCCAGTTTTTACTTATCCTAGATGGCCTGGATGAATTCTGCTACCCTCTTAATTTCGAACACACTCCTAAGTGTTCAGATCCTGAGCGGTTGCAGCCTATACAGGCCATTGTGGTCAACTTAATCAAGGGAAATCTGCTTCCGGGAGTGTCCATTTTCCTAACCTCCAGACCTCATGCGGTCTCCAAAGTTCCTCCAGTGCTGGTCAGCCAGTTTTACAGTCTGCTCGGTTTCTCCGTAGCTCAGCAAAAGCAGTATTTTGAGCAGAACTGCAGTTCTCCTGAGGCTGCTGATGCAGTGTGGGCTTCGGTGTCGTCTCATAAGCCTCTTCTCCTCATGTGTCACATTCCCGCATTCTGTTGGATTGTATCCACCGCCTTGCATGATGGCAACTCCTGCCTTTATCCTGAATCAATAAGTGCCACGCCAGGAGAAAAAGAAGCCCTTGAGGAAGCCAACTCTTCAGTGGGACCTTCTGAGGAGAACTCCAAACCAGTCACGATCTCCGAAATCTACTGCTGCTTTGTTAAATCCATCTTGCTGTTCCATGTGCAAGGCCGTAGTGAGGGCTCCCATCACACTAGGCTTCAGCACGCCCCTCGCGTCCTTGGTGAAATGCAGCCTGTACTCAAAAGCCTGGGAGCTATGGCCTTCAAAGGCCTCCTGGAGAGACGCTTCATCTTTGAAAGCTCTGATTTGAACTCATTTAATCTGGATAGCACCAAACTCTCACAGGTGTTCCTCTCCGAGATACTCAGAGAGGACCGAGCGTCCCTCACCTTTGAAAAGGGCTTTCATTTTATCCACACCAGCGTGCAAGAGTTTCTGGCTGCCCTCTACTATATTCTCCAGTCACTCTCAGGATCTGATCCATTCTCAGGCCTCAAAACAAGCACAGGCTATTTTCGATCTGCATGTAAGCAAATGGCATCAACTGTTAACAAATTCAGCAGACCACATCGTCTCTTCCGCAGACGTATTAAGAAGGCCCTTCGCTGTGGGGAACGACATCAGTCTGGACACATGGACCTTTTTTGCAG GTTTGTATGCGGCCTGCTGGTTCCCAGAACACGTCTCATCCTAAATGGATTTTTCCCTGACGGGCCCAAGATGCATTTGCTCCGTTGCCAGCCCTCCCCAGACCCAACTCCACCTTTCCTTGTCCATCTGTTACATTCCCAACTCCAGAGCTCCACCCTCAGCCCAGAGAGGAAGGTCAATGTTTGTCACTGTCTGTATGAAGCCCAGGACCCTGGTTTGTCACAGCGGCTACAGAGCTGGATGAAAGTTCTTTCACAGCAGTCCTCAGATCAGTCCGGTTCAGTAAACAGGGACTGGAGTGAGCTGGCTTTCCTCCTACAGCTCAGTCCAGATCTGCAGGTTTTAAATTTAGATGCTCAAGGACTCGATGCTGAAGGACTAAGCCGGCTCCTACCAGTGCTTCCTCTTTTCTCAACACTCAG CCTGGGACAGAATCCTCTTGGTCCAGAAGGCGCATCTGTGTTATCCCTGATTCTGAGAAATCCAGATTGTCGTATTCAGAGGCTGTG GGTGGTTGCAACAGGCCTTGGCTGTGAAGGCCTGAAGATCCTTGTAGAAGCGCTGAAAGAAAACCGTACTGTGACTGATCTCAG AATGGCCATGAATAAAATTGGAGATGTTGGAGCTGGTTATCTTGCAGAATTGTTGAGAGAGAATCGCACCTTGACGGATATCAG ACTTCGTGACAACCTGGTGACAGACAAAGGAGCAGAAGTCCTCATGGCTGCCCTGAAAGAGAACACTACATTGGAGTACCTGTG GTTGTTTGACAACAAGTTTACCAAAGATGGCGTCAAGAAACTAAAAGAATTTGCAAAGGCCAGACCAAACCTTGACATTAAAGTTTGCGTCTGA